One stretch of Chitinophaga pendula DNA includes these proteins:
- a CDS encoding dicarboxylate/amino acid:cation symporter, which translates to MNAFLKSYGEILSLLGGILVGSIAGLTLGDRVTVLKPVGDIFLNLLFTAVIPLVFFAISSALANVDRNQQVGKVISIMFLVFVGTLLIAAFLTIVAVWIFPIHQALGPADPKLAIHELKSGNIGEQLTQLLTTGEFYELLSRRNMLPFIIFSVILGFAVMRAGKAGEPIRQFLNGGNAVMTQLLLVIMKLAPIGLGAYFAYQVGMVGPQLFGTYAKSLGIYYGFGVFYYLVMFSVYAFIAAGVPGVKRYWKNNIVPSLTAISTCSSIATIPANIEAARKMGVPDHIGSVVVPLGGTLHKDGSSISSIIKIAVVFAMFGKGFNSVEAVLLAMGISVIVSTVEGGIPNGGYVGELLVMSVYGFPVEALPAVMIIGTLVDPLATVINATGDTVCAMMVHRFMGGSKTPPPPIATAA; encoded by the coding sequence ATGAACGCATTCCTGAAAAGTTACGGAGAAATACTCTCCCTCCTCGGTGGCATACTGGTCGGTAGTATTGCAGGGCTTACATTAGGCGATCGCGTCACCGTACTCAAACCAGTCGGCGATATCTTCCTCAACCTGCTCTTCACCGCCGTAATACCCCTGGTATTTTTCGCCATATCATCCGCCCTCGCCAACGTAGACCGCAATCAACAGGTCGGCAAGGTCATCTCCATCATGTTCCTCGTATTCGTAGGCACGCTGCTCATCGCTGCCTTCCTTACCATCGTCGCCGTCTGGATATTTCCCATCCACCAGGCCCTGGGACCCGCAGATCCCAAACTAGCCATTCACGAACTCAAAAGCGGCAATATCGGCGAACAGCTCACACAGCTCCTCACCACCGGCGAATTCTACGAACTCCTCTCCCGGCGAAATATGCTCCCGTTCATCATCTTCTCTGTCATACTTGGATTTGCAGTCATGCGGGCAGGTAAAGCAGGAGAACCCATCCGGCAGTTCCTCAACGGTGGCAACGCCGTAATGACACAACTCCTGCTCGTCATCATGAAACTGGCACCCATAGGATTAGGCGCCTACTTCGCCTACCAGGTAGGGATGGTAGGCCCGCAGTTATTTGGTACCTATGCCAAATCCCTGGGCATCTATTACGGGTTCGGCGTATTCTATTACCTCGTCATGTTCAGCGTATATGCATTCATCGCAGCCGGCGTCCCCGGCGTCAAACGCTATTGGAAAAATAATATCGTCCCCTCCCTCACCGCCATCTCCACCTGCAGCAGCATCGCTACCATCCCTGCTAATATAGAGGCCGCCCGTAAAATGGGCGTACCCGATCATATCGGCAGCGTAGTCGTACCACTGGGTGGCACCTTGCATAAAGATGGTTCCAGCATATCGTCTATCATTAAGATCGCAGTGGTATTTGCCATGTTCGGCAAAGGGTTTAACAGCGTAGAAGCAGTACTGCTGGCAATGGGTATCAGCGTGATCGTCAGTACGGTAGAAGGTGGTATCCCCAATGGAGGCTATGTAGGCGAATTGTTGGTAATGTCCGTATATGGATTCCCGGTAGAAGCACTGCCTGCCGTCATGATCATCGGCACCCTTGTCGATCCGCTGGCCACCGTCATCAATGCCACCGGCGATACCGTATGCGCCATGATGGTACATCGCTTCATGGGAGGCAGCAAAACACCGCCGCCCCCCATCGCAACCGCCGCATAA
- a CDS encoding lipoprotein N-acyltransferase Lnb domain-containing protein, translated as MLKLCHHSGTHHAVYKNNRIFPLIITMHPFPIIGLLCCLLALQSPAQQIADNNVRTLSPDARVSIITCGPGPSLYALFGHTALRIQDHAQGIDLVYNYGTFHFEPPAFYTRFLLGTQLYYASVTSFRQFQPEYVASGRYLYEQVLALSHTQQQRLYHTLATAILPANRYYHYAFLTNNCSTRPLDLVLKISGAALPKGDSSQYPTAMQLMRPYLANTPWVSAGFDFLLGRLTYQPLPPREQAFLPEQLTALLEQLRINGRPLVKERYILYKPTTNIATPAYIIQPFHVALLLLLAAAFYSIADIKWRYNNTAPDAFFFCISGAAGIVLTAISLTSAHASLHHNLHVLWLLPTHLVAGILLQFRTLRASNWFRLYLGLSLCLQLVFLMAAPLLGIVFQTFIYLLCGSITIRCFSLLKVLREE; from the coding sequence ATGTTAAAATTGTGCCATCATTCCGGCACCCACCACGCCGTCTATAAGAATAATCGTATCTTCCCCCTCATCATTACCATGCATCCTTTCCCTATTATAGGCCTGCTATGCTGTCTGTTAGCATTACAGAGCCCCGCACAACAGATCGCAGACAATAACGTCCGCACTCTATCCCCTGATGCCCGCGTCAGCATCATCACCTGCGGCCCGGGCCCCTCCCTATATGCCCTGTTCGGTCATACCGCCCTCCGGATACAAGACCACGCACAAGGCATCGACCTCGTCTACAACTACGGCACCTTCCACTTCGAACCGCCAGCATTCTATACCCGCTTCCTGCTCGGCACCCAACTATATTACGCCTCCGTTACCTCCTTCCGGCAATTCCAACCGGAATACGTCGCCTCCGGTCGCTACCTCTACGAACAGGTCCTCGCCCTATCCCACACACAACAACAACGCCTCTACCACACCCTGGCCACCGCCATATTGCCGGCTAACAGATATTACCACTACGCCTTCCTTACCAACAACTGCTCCACCCGCCCACTCGATCTCGTACTCAAAATATCCGGTGCCGCCCTACCCAAAGGCGACAGCTCACAATACCCCACCGCCATGCAACTCATGCGCCCCTACCTGGCCAACACACCCTGGGTCAGCGCAGGATTCGACTTCCTGCTAGGCCGCCTCACCTACCAACCATTACCACCCAGAGAACAGGCCTTCCTGCCCGAACAACTCACCGCATTGCTCGAACAGCTCCGCATTAACGGTCGCCCCCTGGTAAAAGAACGTTATATACTCTACAAACCCACTACCAACATCGCCACACCGGCATATATCATACAGCCATTTCATGTCGCTCTCCTGCTATTACTGGCAGCCGCCTTCTATAGCATCGCCGATATCAAATGGCGCTATAACAACACCGCTCCCGATGCCTTCTTCTTTTGTATCAGCGGAGCCGCTGGCATCGTACTGACGGCCATATCCCTGACATCCGCACATGCCTCCCTGCACCATAACCTGCACGTACTCTGGCTACTACCCACCCACCTCGTCGCCGGCATACTACTACAGTTCCGTACCCTCCGCGCCAGCAACTGGTTCCGGCTCTACCTCGGACTGTCCCTCTGCCTGCAACTCGTATTCCTCATGGCCGCCCCCCTGCTTGGCATCGTCTTCCAAACCTTCATATACCTGCTCTGCGGCAGTATCACCATCCGCTGCTTCAGCTTGTTGAAAGTGCTTCGCGAAGAATAG